The Endozoicomonas montiporae CL-33 genome contains a region encoding:
- a CDS encoding response regulator, with protein MADIRQPGEQFIQSAAQYLASATAGSLFLIILLIAARRNVSEKAAIQPAAQATSNACSELSSADNNPPALLVVDDNPVNRMVAGEMLQQLGYQVDTADSGRLCIRYCREKPYNVIFMDCNMPGMDGFSTTEALRRLPKTRSTPIIALTANTLSEHKDKCLEAGMNDYIAKPFNRKKLQSTLARWVTP; from the coding sequence GTGGCAGATATCAGACAGCCCGGAGAACAATTTATACAATCCGCAGCCCAATACCTTGCCTCTGCAACCGCAGGTTCCTTGTTTCTTATTATTTTGCTGATCGCTGCCCGCCGGAACGTTTCTGAAAAAGCAGCCATACAGCCGGCTGCACAAGCCACCAGTAATGCTTGTTCCGAGCTTTCGTCTGCTGACAATAACCCGCCCGCGTTACTGGTGGTAGACGATAACCCGGTAAACCGTATGGTTGCCGGAGAAATGCTGCAGCAACTGGGTTATCAGGTCGATACCGCAGACAGTGGTCGTTTGTGCATCCGGTATTGTCGGGAAAAACCTTATAACGTGATCTTTATGGACTGTAATATGCCGGGCATGGATGGTTTCTCGACCACAGAAGCGCTTCGGAGACTGCCGAAAACACGAAGTACTCCGATTATAGCGCTCACTGCCAACACCCTCAGCGAACATAAAGACAAATGCCTTGAGGCGGGCATGAATGATTACATTGCCAAACCTTTCAACCGGAAAAAACTGCAAAGTACTCTGGCTCGATGGGTCACTCCTTAA
- the msrB gene encoding peptide-methionine (R)-S-oxide reductase MsrB, whose amino-acid sequence MMKIEKTEEQWREQLTDEQFRVCRQSGTEAPFSGEYAVFERGGHYHCVCCDQLLFDSSTKFDAGCGWPSFWEAVDQEAVVYREDHSHGMHRTEVRCARCDAHLGHVFPDGPEPTGHRYCMNSVALNFRENSEK is encoded by the coding sequence ATAATGAAGATTGAAAAAACAGAAGAACAGTGGCGTGAACAGCTGACCGATGAACAGTTCCGGGTGTGTCGTCAGTCCGGTACTGAAGCCCCTTTTTCGGGTGAATACGCTGTTTTTGAACGCGGTGGTCATTATCACTGTGTCTGCTGTGATCAGTTGTTATTTGATTCAAGCACGAAGTTTGATGCAGGCTGTGGTTGGCCCAGTTTCTGGGAGGCCGTCGATCAGGAGGCCGTTGTTTATCGGGAAGACCACAGTCATGGCATGCATAGAACGGAGGTTCGCTGTGCGCGCTGTGACGCTCATCTTGGGCATGTTTTTCCGGATGGTCCTGAACCAACGGGTCACCGGTATTGCATGAACTCGGTGGCTCTGAACTTCAGGGAAAACAGTGAAAAGTGA
- a CDS encoding pyridoxal phosphate-dependent aminotransferase, which yields MKAIEKSLKLDNVCYDIRGPVLREAKRLEEEGHRILKLNTGNPAAFDLEAPEEIVQDMIRNLPNAQGYSDSRGLFSARKAIMQYCQQKNFPQVELDDIIIGNGVSELVVMAMQALLNNGDEMLVPAPDYPLWTAAVNLSGGRAVHYLCDEQSDWYPDIEDIRSKITSKTRGIVVINPNNPTGAVYPEELLEQIVQLAREHELIIYADEIYDKILYDGTEHTALASIADDVLCISFNGLSKSYRAAGFRAGWLIASGPKHLAQDYLEGLEMLASMRLCSNVPAQYAIQTSLGGYQSINDLLLPGGRLLDQRNTIYSMLDQIPGVSCVKPKGALYVFPKLDPKMYPIHDDEKLVLDLLLQEKILLVQGTAFNWPDPDHLRIITLPRVEDLESVATKLERFLSRYKQ from the coding sequence ATGAAGGCAATCGAAAAATCCCTGAAACTGGATAATGTCTGTTACGACATTCGCGGCCCAGTATTGCGAGAAGCAAAACGCCTTGAAGAAGAAGGCCACCGTATTCTGAAACTGAACACTGGCAACCCTGCAGCTTTTGACCTTGAAGCACCTGAAGAAATTGTTCAGGACATGATCCGCAACCTGCCCAACGCCCAGGGTTATTCGGACTCAAGAGGTCTGTTTTCGGCACGAAAAGCCATTATGCAGTACTGCCAGCAGAAGAACTTTCCCCAGGTGGAACTGGACGACATCATCATCGGCAACGGAGTCAGTGAACTGGTGGTAATGGCCATGCAGGCACTGCTGAATAATGGCGATGAAATGCTGGTACCGGCGCCGGATTACCCGTTGTGGACCGCTGCCGTCAACCTGTCCGGAGGTCGTGCCGTACATTACCTGTGTGATGAACAATCTGACTGGTATCCGGACATAGAAGATATCCGCAGTAAGATCACCTCAAAAACCCGTGGCATTGTTGTCATCAATCCCAACAACCCGACAGGGGCTGTGTATCCCGAGGAACTGCTGGAACAGATTGTGCAGCTGGCGCGCGAGCATGAACTGATCATTTACGCTGACGAAATCTACGACAAAATACTTTATGACGGCACTGAACATACGGCACTGGCCTCCATTGCCGACGATGTGTTGTGTATTTCATTTAATGGTCTGTCCAAGTCTTACCGGGCAGCCGGTTTTCGCGCTGGCTGGCTGATTGCCAGCGGGCCCAAGCATCTGGCTCAGGACTATCTGGAAGGTCTGGAAATGCTGGCTTCCATGCGATTGTGTTCCAATGTACCGGCGCAGTATGCCATTCAGACCTCGCTGGGAGGTTACCAGAGTATCAATGATCTGTTATTGCCCGGTGGCCGACTGCTGGATCAGCGCAATACCATTTACAGCATGCTGGATCAGATTCCCGGTGTTTCCTGTGTCAAACCGAAAGGCGCACTCTACGTTTTTCCAAAGCTGGACCCAAAGATGTACCCGATCCACGATGATGAAAAGCTGGTACTGGATCTTCTGCTTCAGGAGAAAATATTGCTGGTTCAGGGTACTGCCTTCAACTGGCCAGATCCGGATCATCTGAGAATTATCACTCTGCCCAGGGTTGAGGATCTTGAGTCGGTTGCCACTAAGCTGGAACGCTTTCTGAGCCGATACAAGCAGTGA
- the htpX gene encoding protease HtpX, with protein sequence MKRILLFLATNLAVMLVASITLNILGVGRFLTANGLDMGALLAFCAVFGFAGSFVSLMLSKTMAKMGTGTQIIDQPRTEQERWLLDTVKELSDKAGIGMPEVGIFPSPESNAFATGWNKNAALVAVSQGLLDRFSPREARAVIGHEIGHVANGDMVTLSLIQGVVNTFVMFFARIIGYAVDSFLRRDDDNAGGVGIGYYITSIVAEIVLGILASAIVMWFSRQREFRADQAGAELAGRSDMIAALERLRSEYDAPSVMPATMSAFGIRSGLKSGIAAMFTSHPPLEDRILALQSSR encoded by the coding sequence ATGAAAAGAATACTGCTATTTCTGGCCACAAACCTTGCAGTTATGCTGGTGGCAAGCATCACCCTTAACATTCTCGGTGTCGGCCGCTTTCTGACTGCGAACGGGCTGGATATGGGCGCACTGCTGGCGTTCTGTGCCGTATTCGGATTCGCTGGCTCCTTTGTCTCCCTGATGCTGTCCAAAACCATGGCCAAAATGGGCACCGGCACCCAGATCATTGACCAGCCACGTACCGAGCAGGAACGCTGGTTGCTGGATACAGTGAAAGAACTGTCCGACAAGGCGGGCATCGGCATGCCGGAAGTGGGTATTTTCCCTTCTCCCGAGTCCAACGCCTTTGCCACCGGCTGGAACAAAAACGCTGCACTGGTGGCGGTCAGCCAGGGCCTTCTGGATCGCTTCAGTCCAAGGGAAGCCAGAGCCGTTATCGGGCATGAAATCGGACACGTTGCCAATGGCGATATGGTCACTCTCAGCCTGATTCAAGGGGTTGTTAACACCTTTGTGATGTTCTTTGCCCGGATCATTGGCTACGCCGTGGACAGCTTCCTGCGTCGTGATGATGATAACGCTGGCGGGGTGGGTATTGGTTACTACATCACCAGCATCGTGGCAGAAATAGTGCTGGGTATTCTTGCCAGTGCCATTGTTATGTGGTTCTCCCGTCAGCGGGAATTCCGCGCCGACCAGGCCGGTGCAGAGCTGGCGGGCCGCAGCGATATGATTGCAGCCCTTGAGCGTCTGCGCTCTGAATACGATGCTCCCAGCGTTATGCCTGCCACCATGAGTGCCTTTGGTATTCGCAGTGGGCTGAAAAGCGGCATTGCCGCCATGTTTACCAGTCATCCTCCTCTGGAAGACCGCATCCTGGCTCTTCAGTCCTCTCGTTAA
- the rnd gene encoding ribonuclease D, with amino-acid sequence MPVPHPDPIWVTDNDTLATYCTQWLKLDAIALDTEFIRTDTFYPKPGLIQLGTGQEVFLLDPVTIDNWQPFAQLLNSEEVVKVLHACSEDIEVFHLLTGKKPAAMFDTQLAASYAGLGHSLGYQNLLKTLLDIDLPKDATRSDWLQRPLTDVQVSYATLDVVHLLEVYQLLKERLQPLPQWHWLLEDCANLSKGDLYPDPEEQWKEVKRAWQLRPKQLCVLKALAEYREREARRSNVPRNRVIPKGSLWPLARYMPDNARSLSAIQDMRHTVIRHYGEEILSLIKMASELPREQYPEPLPAPLPKSAKEHGKQVKQYTSEKAQELNISVELLMLNKLLSSLLRSRLEHGQFIVPEQARGWRREVFVEPMIEQLNQPEQ; translated from the coding sequence ATGCCAGTCCCACATCCTGATCCCATCTGGGTTACAGACAACGACACTCTTGCCACGTACTGCACCCAATGGCTGAAACTGGATGCCATCGCGCTGGATACCGAATTCATTCGCACCGATACTTTTTACCCGAAACCCGGTCTGATTCAACTGGGCACAGGTCAGGAAGTCTTTCTGCTCGACCCTGTCACCATCGACAACTGGCAACCTTTTGCACAACTGTTGAACAGTGAAGAAGTCGTTAAAGTGTTGCACGCCTGTAGTGAAGACATCGAAGTGTTTCACCTTCTGACCGGTAAGAAACCCGCTGCTATGTTCGACACACAGCTGGCGGCGTCTTATGCCGGTCTGGGGCATTCACTGGGTTATCAGAATCTGCTGAAAACACTGCTGGATATTGACCTGCCCAAAGATGCCACCCGTTCTGACTGGTTGCAGCGCCCCCTGACCGATGTTCAGGTCAGTTATGCCACGCTTGATGTGGTGCATCTGCTTGAGGTTTACCAGCTGCTCAAAGAACGCTTACAGCCATTACCCCAATGGCACTGGTTGCTGGAAGATTGTGCAAACCTGTCCAAAGGCGATCTCTACCCCGATCCGGAAGAACAGTGGAAAGAGGTCAAACGTGCCTGGCAGCTTCGTCCGAAACAGTTGTGCGTACTCAAGGCTCTGGCAGAATACCGTGAACGTGAAGCACGCCGCAGCAATGTACCCAGAAACAGAGTCATTCCCAAAGGTTCTCTGTGGCCACTGGCGCGCTATATGCCGGACAATGCCCGTTCACTGTCGGCTATTCAGGATATGCGACATACTGTTATACGCCATTACGGGGAAGAAATTCTCAGCCTGATCAAAATGGCCAGTGAATTGCCCAGAGAGCAATACCCTGAACCCCTGCCTGCTCCTCTGCCAAAATCCGCCAAAGAACATGGCAAACAGGTGAAACAGTACACCAGTGAAAAAGCACAGGAACTCAATATTTCTGTAGAGCTGCTAATGCTGAACAAACTGCTTTCTTCCCTGCTCCGAAGCCGGCTGGAACACGGTCAGTTTATCGTGCCGGAGCAAGCCAGAGGCTGGCGTCGTGAAGTGTTTGTAGAACCCATGATTGAACAACTCAACCAACCCGAACAATAA
- a CDS encoding YcgL domain-containing protein: protein MKKLLVSIYKSSRREEMYLYVLKQEQLQKVPAALMGMFGKEQHVMDLLLTPERQLARVEVDKVISEIEDKGFYLQMPPSDSEKQAAQR, encoded by the coding sequence ATGAAGAAGTTACTGGTCTCTATCTATAAAAGCAGTCGCCGAGAAGAAATGTACCTTTATGTTCTCAAGCAGGAGCAGTTGCAGAAGGTACCCGCTGCACTCATGGGCATGTTTGGCAAAGAGCAGCATGTTATGGATTTACTGCTCACCCCGGAACGACAACTGGCGAGAGTTGAGGTGGATAAAGTCATCAGCGAGATAGAAGACAAAGGCTTCTATTTGCAGATGCCTCCCTCCGATTCAGAGAAGCAGGCAGCGCAGCGCTGA
- a CDS encoding YcgN family cysteine cluster protein has product MTEQHFWEQKTLSEMTREEWESLCDGCGRCCLHKLEDEETGEVYYTAIACQLLDTHSCQCADYPNRKAKVPGCLKLGLEDIPQFHWLPDTCAYRLLAEGQPLPKWHRLISGSDNSVHEAGISVQVFAIPEQQVPEEDWEDYIIPMLPIE; this is encoded by the coding sequence ATGACTGAACAACATTTCTGGGAACAGAAAACCCTGTCTGAAATGACCCGGGAAGAATGGGAAAGCCTGTGCGATGGTTGCGGTCGCTGCTGCCTGCACAAGCTTGAAGACGAAGAAACCGGTGAGGTTTATTACACCGCCATCGCCTGTCAGCTTCTGGACACACATTCCTGCCAGTGCGCTGACTATCCAAACCGTAAGGCAAAGGTTCCGGGTTGCCTGAAACTGGGGCTTGAAGACATCCCGCAGTTTCACTGGTTACCTGACACCTGTGCCTACAGGCTGTTGGCGGAAGGCCAACCATTGCCCAAATGGCACCGGTTGATTTCCGGCTCGGACAACAGTGTCCACGAAGCCGGAATATCGGTACAGGTATTTGCCATTCCTGAGCAGCAGGTGCCGGAAGAAGACTGGGAAGACTACATTATTCCCATGTTACCCATTGAGTGA